Genomic DNA from Tachyglossus aculeatus isolate mTacAcu1 chromosome 10, mTacAcu1.pri, whole genome shotgun sequence:
cccatgccccctccccccgtccccccttcccctcccctgttccccctaacccctcattcattcattcattcattcagtggtatttattgagcgcttaccccctcccccccacctccctgctcctcccccctcttcccttccgtcctcccttcccctcccttgctcccccaacccctcattcattcattcattcattcattcattcattcagtggtattcattgagcgcttactgtgtgcagagcactgtatatgtataataatgccattattattattatccttatatatacacatattattatatatgtgcatataataataataataataataataataatgatggcatttattaagcacttactatgtgccaagcaccgttctaagcgctggggaggtgacaaggtgatcaggtggtcccacgtggggggctcccagtcttcatccccatttgacagatgagggaactgaggctcagagaagtgaagtgacttgcccaaggtcacccagcagacacgtggcggagccggaattcgaacccatgacctctgactccagagcccgggctctttacactgagccacgctgctgtttgtacatatttattactctatttattttacttgtacctatctattctgtttattttattaatatgtttggttttgttctctgtctcccccttctagactgtgagcccactgttgggtaggggccgtctctatatgttgccaacttgtccttcccaagcgcttagtccagtgctctgcacacagtaagcgctcaataaatacgattgattgattagggaccgtctctatatgttgccaacttgtccttcccaagcgcttagtccagtgctctgcacacagtaagctctcaataaatactattgattgattagggaccgtctcattatgttgccaacttggacttccccagcgcttagtccagtgctctgcacacagtaagcgctcaataaatacaattgattgattgattgattgattgattggactaagcacttgggaacatctagacagtccctacccaacagcaggctcccagtctagaaggggggaggcaggcaaccaaacaaaacgtgtagacgggtgtcaaaaccgtctgactttatagatgaggaaacttgggggccagagaggttaagtggttttcccacggccacacagcaggcaagtagcatagTGAGTGCACATACGTActgtactcttgtacatatttactattctatttattttattttgttaatatgttttgttttgttgtctgtctcccccttctagactgtgagcccgctgttgggtagggaccgtctcgagatgttgccgagttgtccttcccgagcgcttagtacagtgctctgcacacagtaagcgctcaataaatgcgactgaatgaatagatgggacttgaacccagggctcctgcctCTGGCTGTCTCCGCCAGGTCAGCCTGCCTGCctagccccccttctagaccgcgagcccgctgttgggtagggaccgtctctagatgttgccgacttgtccttcccaagcgcttagtccagtgctctgcacacagtaagcgctcaataatgccatcataaaaaaaataataaatacgattgaatgaatgaatgaatagggaccgtctttatatgttgccaatttgtacttcccaagcgcttagtacagtgctctgcacacagtaagcgcttaataaatacaattgaatgaatgaatgaatgaatgaataaatatgattgattgattgaatgaatgtgagcccgctgttgggtagggaccgtctctagatgttgccaacttgtccttcccaagcgcttagtacagtgctgtgcacacagtaagcgctcaataatgccatcataaaaaaaataataaatacgattgaatgaatgaatagggaccgtctttatatgttgccaacttgtccttcccaagcgcttagtacagtgctctgcacacagtaagcactcaataaatacgattgaatgaatgaatgaatgaataaatacgattgattgattgaatgaatgtgagcccgctgttgggtagggcccgtctctagatgttgccaacttgtccttcccaagcgcttagtcgagtgctctgcacacagtaagcactcaataaatacgattgaatgaatgaataaatacgattgattgattgaatgaatgtgagcccactgtcaggtagggaccgtctttagatgttgccaacttgtccttcccaagcgcttagtacagtgctctgcacacagtaagcgctcaataaatgcgattgaatgaatgaataaatacgattgattgattgaatgaatgtgagcccgctgttgggtagggaccgtctctagatgttgccgacttgtccttcccaagcgcttagtcgagtgctctgcacacagtaagcgctcaataaatacgattgaatgaatgaatggtttggagAGGGTCATTTTGTGCTGTTTGTCTCCGTGTCCGTCCCCCCATCCCCGTGCCCAGGAAGCGGAGATCGTGCGGAGCCGGGACCCGTCGGAGCTGTCTCGGTGCCAGGTGGTGGTGGACGTCGGGGGGGAGTACGACCCCCGCAGCCACCGCTACGACCATCACCAGAGGTGGGCACGGACCCCCCGGACggaccccgacccccggccctcacCGCCGAGGCCCACCCTGTCCCGAGGAGGAGAAGCCaaatgacctgccccaagtcacccgttagaccagtggcggagctgggattcgaacccgtcaCCCTCGCCGCCCCGGGCCTCCCCCgacaacccagagaagcagcggggctcaggggcGAGAGCCcggcgtcatgggttctaatcccacctccgccacttgccagctgggtggcttggggcgtgtcgcttcacttctctgggcctcagtgacctcctctgggaaagggggattaaaagggtgagccccgcgtgggacaacctgattaccctccatctaccccagcgcttagaacagtgttgggcacgtagggagcgcttaacaaacgccgtcatttttaataataataagcgcttactgtgtgcccagcactggtctaagcactggggaggttgcaaggtgatcaggttgtcccacaggggggctcatcgtcttcatccccattttccagatgagggaactgaggcccagggaagtgaagtgacttgcccaaagtcacccagctgacaatcggaggagctgggatttgaacccatgacctctgactccaaataataatgatagcatttatgaaatgcttactatgtgcaaagcactgttctaagcgcccgggaggttacaaggtgatcgggttgtcccacaggggggctcatcatcttcacccccattttccagatgagggaactgaggcccagggaagtcaagtgacttgcccaaagtcacccagctgacaattggaggagctgggatttgaacccatgacctctgactccaaataataataatgatagcatttatgaagcgctcactatgtgtaaagcaccgttctaagcgctggggaggctacaaggcgatcaggctgtcccacagtggggctcagtcttcatccccattttccagatgagggaactgaggcccagggaagcgaagtgacttgcccaaagccacccagctgacaagcggaggagctgggatttgaatccatgacgtgtgactccaaagcccgggctctttccaccgagccccgctgacCCACGCCACCCGCCCCTTGTCCCCAGGCGGTCCTCGGTCCATCCCCGCTGTGGGTGGGGCGGACCGAGCGGCCCCCCGCCTGACGCCCGTCCCCTCCTCAGGTCGTTCTCGgagtccatggcgtcgctgtggcCGGGCAAGCCGTGGAAGACGCGCCTGAGCAGCGCCGGCCTCGTCTACCTGCACTTCGGGCCGCGCATCCTGGCCCAGCTCCTCGGGCCCCAGGACGACCCCGCCATCGTGGACGCCATCTATGACCAGGCATGTGGGgacggggcccgggccgggggctgCAGCGCCAACGCCGCCCGGCCCCAGgaaagaaacaatcaatcaatcaatcaatcgtatttattgagcgcttcctgtgtgcagagcactggactaagcgcttgggaagtccaagttggcaacctatagagacagtccctacccaacagtgggctcacagtctaaaagggggagacggagaacaaaaccaaacatactaacaaaattgaatcgatatgtacaagtaaaataaatagagtaataaatatggacaaacgtaTAAACAGACCCTCCGTTGACCCTGGGCCTCCCACGATAATCAGAATCGTAactacggtatctgttaagcgcttactacgagccaagaaCCGAACTAAGCGCGGGCagcgtggcttggcggaaagagcccgggctttgggcaagtcacttcacttctctaggcctcagttccctcatctggaaaatggggatgaagactgggagccccccggggggggcaacctgatcaccttgtaacgtccccagtgcttagacttattttgtatatatgtttgtacatatttattactctatttatttattttacttgtacatatctactctgttattttattttgttaatatgtttggttttgttctctggctcccccttctagactgtgagcccactgttgggtagggaccatctctatatgttgccaacttggacttcccaagtgcttagtccagtgctctgcacacagtaagcactcaataaatacgattgattagaacagtgcttggcacatagtaagcgcttaacaagtgccatcattattattattattctctgggcctcagttccctcatctggaaaacggggatgaagactgtgagccccccgggggacgacccgatcaccttgtaacgtccccagtgcttagaacagtgcttgtcacatagtaagcacttaagtgccatcattattattattctctgggcctcagttccctcatctggaaaacggggatgaagactgggagccccccgggggacgacccgatcaccttgtaacgtccccagtgcttagaacggtgcttgtcacatagtaagcacttaagtgccatcattattattattattctctgggcctcagttacatcatctggaaaatgggggttaagactgtgagccccccgggggaccatctgatcaccttgtaacatccccagtgcttagaacagtgcttggcacatagtaagcacttaacaagtgccatcattcttactattattattattctccgggcctcagttacgtcatctggaaaatggggattaagactgtgagccccccaggggacaacctgatcaccttgtaacttccccagtgcatagaacggtgctttgcacatagtaagcgcttaataaacgccattattattattattactgttattaaatgccattattgttcattcagtcgtatcgactgagcgcttaccatgtgcagagcgcttgggaagggcaagttggcaacgtacccCTCCTAGCCCCCGTGGGTGTCCGGCGACcctgaccccctctccccccaccccaggtgtACGAGAACTTCGTGGAGGAGGTGGACGCGGTGGACAACGGGATCGCACagtgggagggggcggcggagCCGCTCTATAAGGTGACCACCACGCTGAGCGCCCGCGTGGCCCGCCTCAACCCGCGCTGGAACGACCCGGACGGGGACGCCCAGGTGAGGGGGGCACGCGGGGGGCGGGCGGCTCCCGCGGAGGGGGGGGGCGCGCGGACCCACCTGCtccgtcgtcccccccccccgggcccaggCGAGGTTCCACCAGGCCATGGAGTTGGTCCGCGACGAGTTCCTCCAGAGGGTGGATTTCTACCGGCACAGCTGGCTGCCCGCCGGGGCGCTCGTCAAGGCGGCGCTGGCGCGGCGGTTCCAGGCGCGAggccgggagagggggcgggggggggggggggggggggggggggacgcggCCCGGGGGTCCCCACCGTCCGGGCCGCCCGCGCAGGTGGACCCCAGCGGGCGCGTGCTGGAGCTGGCGGAGGGCGGCTGCCCGTGGAAGGACCACCTTTTCCGGCTGGAGGCCGGCCTCGACCCCCCGCGCCGCCTGGACTTCGTCCTCTTCCCCGACCAGAGCGGCCAGTGGCGGGTGCAGTGCGTGCCCGAGAACCCCCAGTCCTTCCGGAGCCGGTGAGCGTGCATCCCCCCGCCCCGGCGCGCCTTGTCGCGCTATCtagtatcatcatcagtcgtatttattgagcgcttactgtgtgcagagcgctgtactaggcgcttgggaagtacaaatgggcaacatgtagagacggtccctgc
This window encodes:
- the MYG1 gene encoding MYG1 exonuclease — its product is MARPRIGTHSGTFHCDEALACALLRLLPEYREAEIVRSRDPSELSRCQVVVDVGGEYDPRSHRYDHHQRSFSESMASLWPGKPWKTRLSSAGLVYLHFGPRILAQLLGPQDDPAIVDAIYDQVYENFVEEVDAVDNGIAQWEGAAEPLYKVTTTLSARVARLNPRWNDPDGDAQARFHQAMELVRDEFLQRVDFYRHSWLPAGALVKAALARRFQVDPSGRVLELAEGGCPWKDHLFRLEAGLDPPRRLDFVLFPDQSGQWRVQCVPENPQSFRSRLPLPEAWRGLREAALSEASGIPGCVFAHATGFIGGHRTRQGALAMARAALALRPDPAPQ